In Vibrio sp. 10N, the following proteins share a genomic window:
- a CDS encoding beta-N-acetylhexosaminidase encodes MDFRVDLAIVERLPKGCRFGLTLHNLSEKSHANWQLHFVFERFITPDSLSQGNLTQVGTFCSLNIEGTPLYANNHVYIEFCIATAPFKSLNDGIKEAYLNTDSLAQYPVTTSPIVLGSGEDKSNPIGDVFEGRHGLIPEPQSIELGDSVYELTRYSQICVEDQAMQSVANWLKDEIDRLFAITTKSIGQQDIRFRHSPVLDNEAYKLRVDHTGIEIESNGNAGFVYGCATLMQLMDFDKDRQTLYVPYVQIQDAPRFRYRGVMLDSARSFQPISEIKRLLNLLAHYKINTFHWHLTDDEAWRLEIHAFPELTDVGAWRGPERALEPQLHSIQRDYGGYYTQQEVAEIIDYAAARNIQVIPEIDVPGHSRAAIKSLPHLLIDKEDSSSYRSAQNYCDNVLSPGLPGTYRFLDTVFEEVAALFPSPFIHIGADQVPVGVWSDSPSCHALMAEHGYHNPKDLQGHLLRHVEDKLKSLGKRMLGWEEGNLVNKVSKDTIVYSWLSEEAAINSAKLGYDVILQPGQSTYLDMAQDDNTSELGVHSANTITLEKAYHYEPLAQLHPDDPVKKRILGMQAAVWTERITSPDTLDYMMFPRLTALAETAWSTNNNKDYCAFLSRLKRHLCLLDRQCVKYKHPWPTGQGLQGVQYQTQRQY; translated from the coding sequence ATGGATTTTCGTGTCGATTTAGCCATTGTAGAGCGCTTGCCAAAAGGCTGCCGCTTTGGCTTAACCTTGCATAACTTATCTGAGAAAAGCCACGCCAATTGGCAACTGCATTTTGTTTTCGAGCGTTTTATTACGCCAGACAGCTTATCTCAAGGTAACCTTACGCAAGTCGGCACCTTCTGTAGCCTCAACATTGAAGGGACACCGCTGTACGCCAACAATCATGTGTATATTGAGTTTTGTATTGCCACAGCGCCGTTCAAATCACTCAATGATGGCATTAAAGAAGCCTACCTCAATACTGACAGCTTAGCCCAGTACCCGGTGACCACCTCCCCTATTGTACTTGGATCAGGAGAAGACAAATCGAATCCAATTGGCGATGTCTTTGAAGGCAGACACGGTCTGATCCCAGAGCCACAATCGATTGAACTTGGCGACAGCGTGTATGAGCTGACTCGTTACAGCCAAATCTGCGTCGAAGATCAAGCAATGCAATCGGTCGCCAATTGGCTAAAGGATGAGATCGATCGTTTGTTCGCAATCACGACCAAATCCATCGGTCAGCAAGATATTCGTTTTCGACACTCACCAGTGCTAGACAATGAAGCCTACAAACTGCGTGTTGATCACACCGGAATTGAGATTGAATCCAATGGCAACGCAGGGTTTGTCTATGGCTGCGCAACTCTGATGCAACTGATGGACTTCGATAAAGACCGTCAAACCTTGTATGTCCCTTACGTTCAAATTCAGGACGCGCCGCGTTTTCGCTATCGAGGCGTCATGCTCGACAGCGCTCGCAGCTTTCAGCCAATAAGCGAAATAAAACGCCTTTTGAACCTCCTTGCCCACTACAAAATCAACACCTTTCATTGGCACCTTACCGACGATGAAGCGTGGCGTCTTGAGATTCATGCCTTTCCTGAATTGACTGATGTGGGGGCGTGGCGTGGCCCAGAGCGCGCTTTAGAGCCTCAACTACACAGTATCCAGCGCGACTATGGTGGTTACTATACCCAACAAGAAGTGGCTGAGATTATTGACTACGCCGCGGCACGCAACATCCAAGTCATACCTGAAATTGACGTACCGGGTCACAGCCGTGCCGCGATTAAATCGTTGCCACATCTGCTCATCGACAAGGAAGACAGCTCTAGCTATCGCAGTGCCCAGAACTACTGCGACAACGTGCTTTCTCCAGGATTACCTGGCACCTATCGGTTTCTTGATACTGTATTCGAAGAAGTCGCCGCTCTTTTTCCCTCGCCTTTTATCCATATTGGCGCAGACCAAGTTCCAGTTGGAGTATGGAGTGACAGTCCAAGCTGCCATGCATTAATGGCAGAACATGGCTATCACAATCCGAAGGATCTCCAAGGCCACCTACTGCGTCATGTCGAAGATAAGCTGAAATCTCTCGGCAAGCGTATGTTGGGGTGGGAAGAGGGCAACTTAGTCAACAAAGTCAGTAAAGACACCATTGTTTACTCTTGGCTAAGTGAAGAAGCGGCCATTAACTCCGCCAAGCTCGGCTACGACGTCATTTTACAACCAGGCCAGAGCACCTATCTCGATATGGCGCAAGACGACAACACCAGTGAACTCGGGGTGCATAGCGCGAACACCATCACGCTAGAGAAAGCCTATCACTATGAGCCACTTGCTCAGCTGCATCCAGATGACCCCGTAAAGAAACGTATCCTAGGTATGCAGGCTGCAGTTTGGACTGAGAGAATCACTTCACCCGACACACTCGACTACATGATGTTCCCACGTCTCACTGCATTAGCAGAAACGGCGTGGAGCACGAATAACAACAAAGATTATTGCGCCTTTCTGTCGCGGCTTAAACGCCACCTCTGTTTGCTCGACAGACAGTGCGTGAAATACAAGCATCCTTGGCCAACAGGACAAGGATTACAAGGCGTGCAATACCAAACGCAGCGCCAATATTAA